In the genome of Pempheris klunzingeri isolate RE-2024b chromosome 20, fPemKlu1.hap1, whole genome shotgun sequence, the window ACTCAATGTTCTCGGCCTCACGCCAAGCACAACCACCTCTGtatcctcctccttctccaaaCTCACTGAAGGTGACAGAGACGTGTGTTAGTGTGGGAGGGATGTTTAGGTCTGGTAACATGACAAAAAGTGCAAGAAACTAAACTTTGTTTCTATTTGTGTATCTGCTTTAGGCGACACCACAGCTTTATGTGACGATATGAAGGACTTTGCCCATGACTACATCGACTACAGCAACATGGCTAAACAGCTTATCCCCGAGATCAATACAGTTCAGCACTGGTCCAAAATTATTGAAACTAAGTATGTACTGCTTGTCCTCATGCTACACATGAGCTTCAAGCCCTGAATAAACAGAGTAATAacgctctcttcttctctcaggAACCACCTTGAGGACATGAGAAAATGTTTCAAGGACCCGGTCAACAGCAATGCTTTTGATAACGTCACTCACGGCCTGGGTCTGGGAATGTTGGACGTTGCACTGGACATGGTCGTTATGGTAATTGAACAGCAGATTCGGATCCTGTCTGGCGCGGCGGCATCTGACCCACCGGACTCTGGTCCGCCAGCGCGCCGTATCCGCAGGCGCCACCGCAAAACCCGCTCAACTGACAACGAGAAGTCTCACAAGACGTCTGGAGAGGTCAATGAGCAAGGGAAGGTCATTTCAAAAGGCAAGGGGCGAGGCAGAGCCAGGAAGAAGATAAGGCAGGAAacgggagctgctggtcctGTGGAGACCCATGCAGAACAGTGCAAGCCAGATGATGCAGAGAGTAATGTCCTGACCCTGGTTTCTGTTGGATATGAGACTGTTTCCAGTGGTCTCAATACGACAGGAACAGTTTGACACCTGGTCACATGATAGATCTGAAGAACCAGTCGTAGTCCCATCCAGATTGGTGGACAGTGAACGGACTCCGGCTCTGCTCCAGCTGAGTTGGGCTGAGCTCCAGGGAAAGAGGTCACAGTTGTGGTGAGCTCTACAGTTGtggaaatacaaacacatgagAAGATTCATACCGCGCTCACATCTGTATGGTCAGTAtgtagctggagccagcagctgctggttagcttatcttagcttagcttaagactggaaacggggaaGCTGCTATCCTACACTTTTTGGTTTATGAACAGATTAAAGGTCTCATATTTCGCTCaagttcatatttgtgtttgaggTCCCagtagaacaggtttacatggctTATTGTTCAAAAAACCCAGCATTTCTCTCAtggcagacatggctgctgctgatgttttcagcCTGAGCGCTCTGTTtcagaggaacagaaaaatCTGCCGTTCTTCGCTCTCGCCTTCAACATCTTCATGTTACCAGGAGGTGGTGTTAGTGAAGAAAAAACAGTTACGGACAGCGAAGGCAGTGGACATCCAGCCAGcagaagggctggaggaggtcacatgatcagtagatccccttgtgacatcacaaggggagccaaatccaaaccgtgtttttacacatttactgaaagatggagcaggagaaaaagagagaggagtgagTTTTCTGATAGTTTGGCAGTCTGTAGACACACTAGGGACATGTATGTATTTtgaaaaaagactaaaaaatgtgttttgcataatgtgggacatttaaacaaataagtTATAGTGTTTTAATTAGTTTAGAGGTACttgtaggtggattttgttagcGAGTCTAGCTCTTTCCCCGtttccaatctttatgctaCGCTAAGCTAACTTGCCACTGCTAGATAGAGTGTTTACTGTGCAGGAATGAGAATGGTATCGATCATCTTAAACTGTTGGCCAAAAGCAATTCagcattttttccccaaaatgtcctTTACGTGAATCCATTGTTTTTTTAGTAGCAGGTTTCATATATGTATGTAGTCTAACTGAATCAAACCATATTATTTTTCTACGCTATcattgaaaacacaaaaatcccCACTGATGTATCtgtaaatgtaaacatgttGAACACAGATAAAACCTGTCCATGCACAGACACAGCCCATAATGTGGGACAGACAATGTTAGAGGTCTGgactatatattttttgatgGTACGTTGTCTCTAGTCTTCctgttgtatttattgtttagaTTTCCATCTTCAACATCTGTCACTCTGAACCAGACTGTTGTCTGTTTTGTCTGGAAAGAGTTGAGTAAAATATAAAGATTTAATTTTCATAACTGCTTTGATTCTGTTATTGTCTTGTCAGCATCACTGcgtaaaaagagagaggagcttCTTATACTTCATTTAAGAGTTTAAGTGACTTTAACATTGTGGCATTTATTATTGACAGAGCTCTGACATGAAGGAAATATTTAAGAAATCCACTTTCTAAATTGTTTTAGAAAAGGAAGTCAGGGTCGGATGATTTTCAGTCATGTAGCATGTTACAATGATGCTGAGAATGAGAATTTCTGTGCTTAAATTTTATGAATAAGGCTGAGGACTTCTAATAATACACTTGGGTACAAAAACAGATGCCCacctgtctgtgttgttgttttggctTGGATTTTCTAGAAGCCGAAAGGCATCGTGGGAGATTTTAGGGCGGTAAGAATACACTCAGCAGAATCAGCCAGGTGCTAATACCttgactgaacacacacacacacacacacgcgggtGTGCGGAGAGAGAACAGCTTTAGCAGGGATTTGCTCTGTATTAACCCTGAGAGGGGACAGCTGGAGTACAAGGAAGACAGCCTAGACAGACCTGCACAAAATATAGACAACAGCTTAATTTTGCACAAAACAATGGTGCAAGATGGGTATGGAGTGCAGCAGTGGCATTAAAGTGAGATGTAGTGTGGGCTGAACTTGGCAACAACTAATGACTCCAAAGACTGGCACTAAAGGAAAGAAAGCTggcaagagagaaaaacaaaagcaagagGAAAAGTGTCATGTATTTTCAATGAGGATCTCAACCTGAGGACGTTTCACCACCAGCTGTCCACAGACGGAGGGACGGAGCAGAATGGGACACCCAAGTGTGCCACTCATGTACACCTACACTCGTCCCCACAGGGATAAACGCAGATCCAGTCGTCTGCAACCCTACACGCCAAACGGTGAGTGGAACAGAATCATGACTGATGTGTATCAGTGAAAATCAGTCTTTGTATTGGCTTTGACATTAATGTGGTTGCAACCTACTCACTTTTGTTTCAGTGATGCTCAACCTTCAAAGTCACACGTGAGACCAGCTGGTGTGACCAGACTTTAATACTATTGGCCTCTGAGCTGCTTAATCAGACAAGTTAAGGGTTAAATGTCTCGCTTGGAAGCACCTCAGTAGTAGTttctgatggggggggggatgcTATTCAGTCACACACGTTGTCATAACTAGTGAAGAGATTCAAACTTGTGATCTTTCGGTCAAGAATTCTTAAAGGGCCGTGCCAGAGTAATACTTCAGCTCTTTAGTAAAAAATCACTTGTACTTTTAATGTTTCATCTTCAGATGCATCATTGATACTTTCAAATTAGTTTATGTATTTTTCCTGCTCTCCATGCAGCCATTACTTCCTGTTCATTCCTGTGCTTGCAGACTCTGGCCTGCTTGCTAGAGTTGTATAttcttaataaataataaatgattgtGTCCACTGGCTTTCAGTTAAAAGGATTCCACAATTTGAGCGAGTTTCAAGAGCCAAGTAATTGATTTTCATATCatgtggaaatgaatggaaaccaatggcTGCCAGGAACGATAGTGAACACTAGAAATCTGTGATCTGTGTCTGCAGTTAATGGTCTGGTGTTTGAGCAGTACAGTGACCACTACTACTTATCACTATGTGTCTCTGGTCTCTTTATAAGTTCATTGAAGGACCATTCAAAGAAATTGGGTTATCAACTGGAGGGTTTTATATTTGCAGAGATCAGCTGGGACAATCAGCTGTCTGTGTAGCCCTCCATTCACTCTGACTGGCGCTGTAACTcagctttaaaaatatttctattaatTTCCACTAGAGTCAAATATAGTGCTTATATTTGGATCATACAGTTGAAAGTTAGTGAACCAGATCCTGTGGTACCAGCTACCCATGTTGTTGATCCCCAGACTTTCTCCCTAACACCACCATGAGGCTGACATTCGTGGTTTTGGGTATAATGTCTCAACAGCTTTCAGATTAATTGCCAGAAAGACCAGCGTATGCTCAGAAAGCTCTCTTCATTGGCTCTAAACCAGAACGAACAGAGGCACCATCTGCCTGTTTTACAAGTAGGATGTATTGGAGTGAAGTGTATCTCTGCACAAttggtcaaattattttttattattctttgcTCTTGTTCTAATGGAGACCCCCAGAACTGTGCTGATTTTATACTTTCAGTAGTTTATTTGTATGGTTGTTGTCGGTTGTTTTATGGTTGTtgtattgttgttttatgtgaAGTCCTGCTTCTCCCTCATCTAACTGTAATGATGTTCATATTTCCTACACTTACACATACAACCTTCATTTGCGCTCCATTTTATGACCCTTAGTATGTCTCAATTTTTATCTCCACAGAGAACCTGAACAATGCGTTAGGTGCTATCAGAGTACTCGGTGTGGAACAGATTGAAGACGAACTTAGACCACATCTGAACACAGTGCTCACCAACATCAAGGAGAGGAGTGAGTCCGTTTACACTCTTTTACACTGTGATGTCTGATTTCTAACTGGAATATATTTTAGGCTGTTCTATCCCTCGAGCCTCAGTTATGACATTATCTGCTTGACAGCATTAAATATATCACAACGTGTCCTAGGTTTCATGCCATAATGAGGGGTGTCAGGGTTATTTTACTGTGTCACAGTATGTCTTTCATCTTATGTGATGGTCCTGCTGCCCCATGCAATTTAcctatttttaaacatttattaatatgCGTTTCCTCACAAGTATAACTTAAGGCATCATGCCTCCCACAACTAGTGCGACCATATCATGACAGCTCCCCATTCTGGATGATAAAACCTTTAGCAAAGCCACACCGGTGAGGGATGGGGAGCTGCAGGGTTGAGTGACCGTGACCGGATCAGGTGAGTGACACTTGTGAGTCCTAGGTCGACATTAAGCTGTATCCATGTCTCCTAGCAAGAGGGCAACAGGGGgcaagagaggcagaggaggtaAAGAAGGGTCAGAGAGATCATGAAGAAGGTGAACACACTAAAAAATTCAGTTGATTATTATTCTGCTTAAAGATTAAAGGAGCACTGATTAAAAACTACACCTGCTATAACTTGATACACTTCATGCAACTTCATCTTTCAAGGCAAAATTTCCGTTGGCTTTGGCCTAATACACTGATCACACTGTTATGTCtactgtgtttatttcattgtctccatgttgtttttacatgtgtaaTTCCACTTGTGTCCAGACAAAGGCGCTGCTGAGCAGGTGGTGATCAGTGGGATCCTGCCAATTCTGGCCCTGtctctgaggagcagagggcCCCTCGCGCTGCTGACCGCAAAACTAGTGGCTGAACTCGCCAAGGACCGTAAGTTATTTTCATATACATGTTCGTCTACGCATGTTTATTTCGTCTATTTCCCCTGTTGGCATCTTTATACTTTATGTTTTGTATCACTGTAGCTttccattcatttgttttcatgagttttttttgttcttctgtcAGCTGTGGTGCGTAAAGGTTTTGGTGACACAGGTTTGGTTATGgctctgctgtctgtgctgaCCAGTACAAACCAGGAGCTGCTCGTTTACGCTGTAAAAGCCATCTCTCGCATGTCTTATGACAGCtgtaagtaaagtaaagcagtaaaagtacCTAGTTCTAATCATACTAACATTTTGACAGTCTGGATATTTCTGAACTGTTTTCTGtgcctccctctgctcctctgtcgCCCTCAGCTAAGCTGCAGGAACAGCTGCTCCGTCGAGGTGCAGTGCCCCGTCTTGTTGCCATCCTGCTCCGTTTTCCTGATAAGGAGGCCCTGGAGGAAGCATGCCTCCAGGCCCTCTGTAACCTCAGCGGCATGGGAGTGGCAGAGGAGGCTGGCATGGTCTGGGAGCGGGGGGCGTCTGTGAGACCAGGGGAGTCTGTTTTTCATGGGGTCTCTCCTCACACATGCGGGTTTGCCTCCTCCGTGactctagtgtgtgtgtctcagtgggCACCAGGTCAATACGCGGTCAACATCGAGGTTTTCCagcgctgctcctcctctttctggAGCCTTCACGGGAACAAACAGACTGCTCGTTG includes:
- the LOC139219928 gene encoding uncharacterized protein, which produces MDPSTRVVGLDAQGNMVFTVVKPVMGIFQVSSEQTESVAQAGMGIQGLSENTLILPQAQGQAQLDQNQVEMHTMQPQMQPQMQVSAPVLIEDMPQHQDPPPNPSTNSTQMPFAEVSSLLDPNMKGSKARKYLISYDEIKRRLQAPEKMSLRSLAAYTRVSRGPASKKTLLESLNVLGLTPSTTTSVSSSFSKLTEGDTTALCDDMKDFAHDYIDYSNMAKQLIPEINTVQHWSKIIETKNHLEDMRKCFKDPVNSNAFDNVTHGLGLGMLDVALDMVVMVIEQQIRILSGAAASDPPDSGPPARRIRRRHRKTRSTDNEKSHKTSGEVNEQGKVISKGKGRGRARKKIRQETGAAGPVETHAEQCKPDDAESNVLTLVSVGYETVSSGLNTTGTV
- the LOC139219401 gene encoding rap1 GTPase-GDP dissociation stimulator 1-A; amino-acid sequence: MYTYTRPHRDKRRSSRLQPYTPNENLNNALGAIRVLGVEQIEDELRPHLNTVLTNIKERNKGAAEQVVISGILPILALSLRSRGPLALLTAKLVAELAKDPVVRKGFGDTGLVMALLSVLTSTNQELLVYAVKAISRMSYDSSKLQEQLLRRGAVPRLVAILLRFPDKEALEEACLQALCNLSGMGVAEEAGMVWERGASVRPGESVFHGVSPHTCGFASSVTLVCVSQWAPGQYAVNIEVFQRCSSSFWSLHGNKQTARWFPFFSLGTCSNLFKVFKFSTRNILRTKSLKTRVFHTFL